CACTCCTGTTTGCTGCTGCAGAGTGTCTGCCTGCGTTGCATCAATGTAGCAGGCGAAGATGACGTCCGGCTTCACCGCAACGATGGCCTCAGCATTCGGTGACGGATTCGGGCCACCTTTGCCTATAGTCGGCAGATTGGCAAATTCGGGATGGGCCATTCTGTAAGGTCTTCCCATTTCAGGCCAGTTGGTCTCTGCATCCTCCACTCCTACGACCTTGTCGGATGCGTTGAGGTAAACGACCAGCCTCAAAGCTCCGGGGCCAATTGCAACAACCCTCTCAACTTTTTCAGGAACCTCAACTGTTCTGCCGAGCATGTCCGTAACCGTAACCTTCCCGCCCTCCTTAACTTGAGCAGGCTGCTGAGCACAGCCGGCAATCAGAATCGCCAGAGCCAGAGCAAGGAGCGAAACCTTCCTCATTCAGACCACCTCCCTCATCTCTCCATCGAACTTCACAATCCCCCTACCAACAACGGCGTAGTAGCTGCCCGCACACCTCAAGCAGAGACCATCCTTAACGCGTGTGGCCATTGCAAGCTCTCCGCACTTCTCACACCTTTTGTTTTCAAAAATCGGTGCCCTCTCTATAGGCTGAACCTCTACAAACTCAACCTTGAACTCCTCTTCCGGAATCTCAAGCATCTTCCAGCCAGTCTCCTCCCAGAACTCGGAGAGCCTCTTTGCATCCTCCTCACTGCCCTCTCTCCTCACTATAACCTTGTTAAAGAGCTCAAGAGCCTCTTTGCTGAAGTACTTCCTCACGTTCTCAGCATTTACGTAAACTCTCACGCCCTTCCAGTCTTTTCTTCTGACTATAGTAAGAGCATTCTTTCCAAGGTCGAGGTAAATCAGAGAGTTGTTTCCGAGCGTGCATCCGGTTGCAACCTGCACGCCGTCAGTAAGGCAGTTGTTGCACTCCACTATTGCGAGAATATCCTCTCCAACACTCGCCATTGCATCTTCTTCAACTCCGAGCTTTTCCATTGCTATGACGGACATTCTAACTCCGAGCGCAACGAAGGGGCAGATGTGACCGTGAAACTCCTTTGCCCTCAAAAGCAGCCTTGTCAGCTTTGATTGAGGATTTGCCTCCTCAAACCATCCGATTTTCGCGTTTCCTACTGAATCTATCGTAGAAGAGTACGGCTTTATATCCACAACTGGTGTGCCGTCGAGAGCATCGAGTCCTTTAACCTTCAGAACTCTCCCATCCCTTTCAAGCAGCTCAACAACTGCGAAACCAATCGGATTCGGGCGATGGGGAGAGCGGGTCGCAAAGACTCCATGTTCTCTGCTGTCGTGAGGAGGAACAACAAGCAAAGCGTCCCTGTTTGCTCTGTCAAGCCAGTAGAGGACAATAAGATGAGTGCAGGTTTCAATATCCTTCAAACCGTCCTCAAACTCCGGGAAAATCTCGATTTCTACTGTTTCCTTGGAGAACCTTCCCTGATGTGGAGCTTTGCTAAAGTTTTTGTAGGGAGACCTTATCACACCTACCTGCCTTAGCTGCACGAGCATCACCTTTTTGTGTGGTGTTACTAACAACTGTGCTAATGGCAGACTGAAGATTAAAATTTTGGTTTTTGGTGTTACCAAAGGTTACAAAGAACAGTAAATTTATGAGAAGAAAAATTGAAAGAAAATCACTTACGAACCCCCAACCTCCTCAGCACCTCAGTAGCCCTCTCCTGCCCGAAGTACTCGTAAACACCTCCCTTGCTGCCCGGCTTTAACGATGGGTCGCCCAGATAGCCAGCATCCACAAGCTGGACGAGTAGCTTTGGAGGTGCCCACTTGGGGTCTTTCGTTGCCTCGAACATCGCCTCGTAGATTCTGAGCCTCGTGTCGAGGCCGACCAAATCTCCCGTCTCAATGGGGCCCATAGAGTAGCCGTAGCCGAGCATCATGCCGATGTCGATGTCCTGCGGTGTCGCAACACCTTCCTGAACCATCAGCAAGGCCTCCTTGCCAAGAACAAGGCCAAGGCGGGAGGTAGCAAAGCCGGGGGAGTCATTGACGACGATGGGCACTTTTCCCAGCTTGAGGAACCAGTCTCTGATGCCGTTAACAAGCTTCTCGTCGCTCAGCAAGCCCTTTACAAGCTCAACAAGCTTCTGAATCTGCGCTGGGTTGAAGAAGTGAATGCCCAGAAACCTCTCTGGGTTGCTGACGGCGGAGGAGAGCTTGGTTATGCTTATTGAGGAGGTGTTTGAGCCTATGACCGCATCCGTAACAGCATCAATCTCCCTCAGAACCTTCAGCTTCAGGTTAACGTCCTCGAAAACGGCCTCTATTACCAGATCACAGTCCTTTAAAGCGCTGTGAGATGTGCTGGTGGATATTCTGCTCAGCACAGCGTTCATCTCCTCCTCCGTGATTTTTCCTTTTTCCACAAGCCTCTGCAGTCCAAATCTGCCGGCTTTTATCGCCTCCATTCCCTTCCTCAGCCTTTCCTCGCTAACGTCAATCGCAACAACC
The nucleotide sequence above comes from Archaeoglobus fulgidus DSM 4304. Encoded proteins:
- the tsaA gene encoding tRNA (N6-threonylcarbamoyladenosine(37)-N6)-methyltransferase TrmO, translating into MLVTPHKKVMLVQLRQVGVIRSPYKNFSKAPHQGRFSKETVEIEIFPEFEDGLKDIETCTHLIVLYWLDRANRDALLVVPPHDSREHGVFATRSPHRPNPIGFAVVELLERDGRVLKVKGLDALDGTPVVDIKPYSSTIDSVGNAKIGWFEEANPQSKLTRLLLRAKEFHGHICPFVALGVRMSVIAMEKLGVEEDAMASVGEDILAIVECNNCLTDGVQVATGCTLGNNSLIYLDLGKNALTIVRRKDWKGVRVYVNAENVRKYFSKEALELFNKVIVRREGSEEDAKRLSEFWEETGWKMLEIPEEEFKVEFVEVQPIERAPIFENKRCEKCGELAMATRVKDGLCLRCAGSYYAVVGRGIVKFDGEMREVV
- a CDS encoding 3-hydroxyacyl-CoA dehydrogenase family protein, producing MFEKIGVVGFGLMGTQITQFFAQQGLEVVAIDVSEERLRKGMEAIKAGRFGLQRLVEKGKITEEEMNAVLSRISTSTSHSALKDCDLVIEAVFEDVNLKLKVLREIDAVTDAVIGSNTSSISITKLSSAVSNPERFLGIHFFNPAQIQKLVELVKGLLSDEKLVNGIRDWFLKLGKVPIVVNDSPGFATSRLGLVLGKEALLMVQEGVATPQDIDIGMMLGYGYSMGPIETGDLVGLDTRLRIYEAMFEATKDPKWAPPKLLVQLVDAGYLGDPSLKPGSKGGVYEYFGQERATEVLRRLGVRK